From Phycodurus eques isolate BA_2022a chromosome 20, UOR_Pequ_1.1, whole genome shotgun sequence, a single genomic window includes:
- the LOC133396150 gene encoding triple functional domain protein-like, which yields MAATQHVAATSKSHRIAMQVQQKAEAPLQGDHRDTDLIRECAESTASDWLQLLPKTENKLKLVATAVGFYKTSAQICRVLERLEEEYKREEVFCGGADKLGPNCEMDHLTSMISKHLEQKESFLKARTLARGMADTVLKYMNRNTVNMAMLSHDEAPDQQIQNILNDLLERESRLLYLWTLKKERLDQCQQYVVFERCAKQALERIHDTAEVYLSIHFSAGSSIQYRQEMLKEQEYFHTIAEHIEECVKLLIQLADGYCNTGHSHAAEIKKWATTLDVCYRDFSLRMDKHRCSVEKTSGISADSNKDLQMNMISAAAQGSDVQMGDAKHELNEKKHQSARRRTLIMAELMQTEKAYVRDLKECMDTYLLEMTSGKEATPPGILNKEHIIFGNMQDLHEFHNNIFLKELQKYEQFPEDVGRCFVTWADNFQIYVDYCTNYPNSTQLILDHAVNYFDEIQQTRQLAHAVISYLIKPVQRITKYQLLLKDLLECCDEGKGKLKDAVEVMTSIPKKANDAMHLSVLEGFNENIESQGKLIFQGNVLVRHPKRLIHKGRKSHLFLFGMSLVFSKEVMDSNGQNKYIYKRKLSTSELKVTEDIKGDPCKFALWVGCTPTPNKIVLKASDIKSKREWIKRIGEVILERSVNRHKCLGRTADSSTALEGSGPCSVPSGAQSMEMDSVVNCKGNTRRRWLRNIKAGGLKMRCVAPEHGGRAVTVATRVTTLQQEGRRSVSQVVAPDSTRGNRDHQVEFGQLGGPWLKPTSCHDRGCSAAV from the exons ATGGCGGCCACTCAGCATGTTGCTGCAACGTCT AAGAGCCACCGGATCGCCATGCAGGTTCAGCAGAAGGCCGAGGCTCCGCTTCAGGGAGACCACCGCGACACGGACCTGATCAGAGAGTGTGCCGAGAGCACGGCGTCCGACTGGCTGCAGCTCTTGCCCAAAACGGAGAACAAACTCAAGCTGGTCGCCACCGCTGTGGGCTTCTACAAGACCTCGGCACAA ATATGCCGTGTGTTGGAAAGACTGGAAGAGGAGTATAAGAGGGAGGAGGTTTTCTGTGGAGGCGCAGACAAACTTGGCCCCAACTGTGAGATGGACCACTTGACCTCCATGATCAGTAAACACCTGGAGCAAAAGGAATCTTTCCTCAAG GCGCGCACTCTGGCCAGGGGAATGGCGGACACCGTCCTCAAGTACATGAACAGGAACACCGTCAACATGGCAATGCTGAGTCACGACGAAGCACCGGATCAGCAAATCCAAA aTATCCTTAATGACCTGCTGGAGAGAGAAAGTCGCCTCCTCTACTTGTGGACCCTAAAGAAGGAGCGTCTGGACCAGTGTCAGCAGTATGTGGTGTTTGAACGGTGTGCCAAACAG GCCCTGGAAAGGATTCACGACACGGCCGAGGTTTACCTTTCCATCCACTTCTCCGCTGGCTCAAGCATCCAATACAGGCAGGAGATGTTGAAGGAGCAAGAGTACTTCCACACCATCGCCGAG CATATCGAGGAGTGCGTGAAGCTGCTCATCCAGCTGGCGGATGGCTACTGCAACACAGGTCATAGCCATGCTGCCGAGATTAAGAAATGGGCGACGACCCTGGACGTGTGCTACCGGGACTTCTCCCTGCGTATGGACAAGCACCGCTGCAGCGTGGAGAAAACCTCGGGTATCTCAGCCGACTCCAACAAG GATCTCCAAATGAACATGATTTCTGCCGCAGCTCAGGGGTCAGATGTCCAAATGGGGGATGCCAAACATGAACTTAATGAGAAGAAACACCAGTCTGCACGCAGACGCAC tctcATAATGGCAGAGCTGATGCAGACGGAAAAGGCCTACGTGCGAGACCTGAAGGAGTGCATGGAC ACTTATCTGTTGGAGATGACTAGCGGGAAGGAGGCGACCCCTCCAGGAATCCTCAATAAGGAGCACATCATCTTCGGGAACATGCAGGATCTTCATGAATTCCACAATAA CATCTTTCTTAAGGAGCTGCAGAAATATGAACAGTTTCCTGAAGACGTTGGCCgttgttttgtcacatgg GCTGATAACTTCCAGATATATGTGGATTACTGCACGAACTACCCAAATTCCACTCAGCTCATCCTGGACCATGCTGTGAACTATTTTGAT GAAATTCAGCAGACGCGCCAACTGGCGCACGCAGTCATCTCATACCTGATTAAGCCTGTGCAGAGAATCACAAAATATCAGCTCCTGCTCAAG GATCTGCTGGAATGCTGCGACGAAGGCAAAGGCAAGCTCAAGGACGCCGTGGAGGTGATGACTAGCATTCCCAAGAAAGCCAACGACGCCATGCATCTCTCCGTGCTGGAAG GTTTTAATGAGAACATTGAATCTCAGGGCAAGCTGATCTTTCAGGGGAACGTCCTGGTGCGGCATCCAAAGAGGCTGATCCACAAGGGCCGAAAAAGCCACCTCTTTCTCTTTGGGATGTCCCTAGTATTCAGCAAGGAGGTCATGGACTCCAACGGCCAGAACAAATACATCTACAAGCGCAAACTCTCT ACCTCCGAGTTGAAGGTGACAGAGGACATTAAGGGAGACCCCTGCAAGTTTGCTCTTTGGGTGGGATGCACACCCACGCCTAACAAGATTGTTCTTAAG GCGTCCGACATAAAGAGCAAGCGGGAATGGATCAAGCGGATCGGGGAGGTGATCCTCGAGCGCTCAGTTAACCGCCACAAGTGCCTGGGGAGGACAGCTGACAGCTCCACGGCCCTGGAGGGCTCGGGGCCCTGCTCCGTGCCCAGCGGTGCGCAGTCCATGGAGATGGACAGCGTCGTCAACTGCAAAG GCAACACGAGGCGAAGGTGGCTGAGGAACATCAAGGCAGGCGGTCTCAAGATGAGATGCGTGGCCCCTGAGCACGGGGGGAGAGCG gtaacGGTGGCGACACGGGTCACGACGCTGCAGCAAGAGGGAAGGCGAAGCGTGTCCCAAGTCGTTGCCCCTGACTCCACCAGGGGCAACCGTGACCACCAAGTTGAGTTTGGCCAACTTGGGGGACCCTGGCTGAAGCCCACTTCGTGTCACGACCGTGGCTGTTCAGCAGCAGTGTAG